The Equus asinus isolate D_3611 breed Donkey chromosome 22, EquAss-T2T_v2, whole genome shotgun sequence genome has a segment encoding these proteins:
- the LOC106836878 gene encoding olfactory receptor 8S1-like, producing the protein MALGNHSTITQFLLLGLSADPHIQSVFFVLFLDIYLLTIMGNLTMMLVIRADSHLHTPMYFFLSHLSFLDLCFSSVTVPKMLKDLLSEIKTISARGCLLQGFFVLITAGSEVGLLSVMAYDRYAAICHPLLYGQMMRKQLCVQLVWGSWGLGFLNAFINILLAANLDFCENHTISHYSCEVPSLFPLSCSDVSNNLTVLLCSSLLLGLGTLLPIISSYACIVSTILSISSTSARSKAFSTCSSHLIAVAFFYGSGFVRYLMPTSGSSLELIFSVQYSVVTPMLNPLIYSLKNKEVKAAVRRTLGSVCHFPSGRIKLKDNGESR; encoded by the coding sequence ATGGCCTTGGGGAACCACAGCACCATCACTCAATTCCTCCTCCTCGGGCTGTCTGCTGACCCCCACATCCAGTCTGTGTTCTTTGTGTTGTTCCTGGATATTTACCTCCTGACCATAATGGGGAACCTGACGATGATGCTGGTGATCAGGGCTGAttcccacctccacacacccatgtacttcttcctgagtcacctctctttcctggatctttgtttttcttcagtcaCTGTACCCAAGATGCTGAAGGACCTCCTATCTGAGATAAAAACCATCTCAGCAAGGGGCTGCCTGTTACAAGGCTTCTTTGTGCTTATCACTGCAGGGAGTGAAGTCGGCCTACTCtcagtgatggcctatgaccgttATGCTGCCATTTGCCACCCTCTGCTCTATGGACAGATGATGAGGAAACAGCTATGTGTACAGCTTGTGTGGGGGTCATGGGGCTTGGGTTTTTTGAATGCTTTTATCAATATCCTCCTAGCTGCCAACCTGGACTTCTGTGAGAACCATACTATCAGCCACTACAGCTGTGAGgtgccctctctcttccctctctcctgctctgatGTCTCCAACAATCTCACAGTCCTGTTGTGCTCCAGCCTGCTGCTTGGGCTTGGGACCCTCCTCCCAATCATCTCATCTTACGCCTGCATTGTCTCCACCATCCTGAGCATCAGCTCAACCTCAGCTAGAAgcaaggccttctccacctgctcctcccacctcaTTGCAGTGGCTTTCTTCTATGGCTCAGGGTTTGTCCGCTATCTCATGCCGACCTCAGGATCCTCCCTGGAATTGATCTTCTCTGTGCAGTACAGTGTGGTCACTCCCATGCTGAATCCTCTCATCTACAGCCTGAAGAACAAGGAAGTGAAGGCAGCTGTGAGAAGAACACTGGGAAGTGTTTGCCATTTTCCTAGTGGAAGAATAAAGCTAAAGGATAATGGAGAATCAAGATAA